The following proteins come from a genomic window of Pirellula staleyi DSM 6068:
- a CDS encoding flagellar hook-length control protein FliK, giving the protein MPISATDNTKSKQMLDLLLSIPTKSSSADAATDESFAELLAPPASASSSKPRESAAATSPREKLSAEPAKRSRRPDEVPPASSSETPSSVAAPASDATSEAAADTTSIASIEDSAAEPALTEEALSAEAERAAAEAAAVALLASTYVVSPESLSPAENGDAELLPTDVVDVDAVTLGDVSKNLWNQATTADVVAAELPESADVDVAATSLDAIASASEAVASDTETSVTTLNNAESTISEELSATISVETVGETQEAPTAAEIAVETASAEQTSADDTEVAKQLDRDGTNEIESSITSSSVGETSASIEATTTTDGSTSDRGSESSDDSSSSERATSATSDELSASEILTSLTGNSATTSETPAIPATVPSGAEAAAAAAASGSAGRTSSVNVSGSTSGNSASAQPLQAPPAKLPAQALTAGTAKQPAAASTPVEIDPAKFLSRVTKAFATARERGGPVQLRLNPPELGALKIEVQVQDGSMTARLEAETSAARAAILENLPQLRERLAEQGIRIDRFDVELLPDQSQQNLANHQGNSTPEQNSTDAGRTATRIKNDVNPGSIDSSVPSVVANDRLNVVV; this is encoded by the coding sequence ATGCCAATCTCGGCAACCGATAATACGAAGTCCAAGCAGATGCTCGATCTGCTTCTAAGTATTCCTACGAAATCGTCGTCAGCCGATGCCGCGACTGACGAATCGTTTGCTGAGCTGCTTGCGCCACCTGCGAGTGCTTCTTCGTCAAAACCACGGGAATCAGCGGCAGCTACATCACCGCGCGAGAAACTCTCTGCCGAGCCTGCTAAGCGAAGTCGGCGTCCCGATGAGGTGCCACCTGCCAGCAGCAGTGAAACTCCATCGTCGGTAGCGGCTCCAGCATCAGATGCCACGAGTGAAGCAGCTGCCGATACAACGAGCATTGCATCAATTGAAGACTCAGCAGCTGAGCCGGCGTTAACGGAAGAAGCGTTGTCGGCGGAGGCAGAGCGCGCTGCAGCCGAAGCTGCTGCGGTCGCCCTGTTGGCAAGTACCTACGTTGTGTCGCCAGAGAGTCTATCGCCTGCAGAAAATGGTGATGCCGAGCTTCTGCCAACGGATGTGGTAGATGTTGATGCCGTGACACTCGGCGATGTATCGAAAAATCTTTGGAACCAGGCCACCACAGCCGATGTGGTAGCTGCGGAGTTGCCTGAAAGTGCGGACGTTGACGTAGCAGCAACTTCGCTCGATGCGATTGCGAGTGCATCAGAGGCTGTCGCAAGTGACACCGAAACATCGGTGACGACGCTCAACAATGCTGAGTCGACTATCTCCGAGGAACTGTCGGCCACGATCTCGGTGGAAACTGTGGGTGAAACTCAGGAAGCCCCCACAGCCGCTGAAATTGCCGTAGAAACAGCTTCCGCTGAACAGACTTCAGCGGATGACACGGAAGTAGCAAAGCAACTTGATCGCGATGGAACAAACGAAATAGAGTCCTCCATCACGAGCAGCAGTGTTGGTGAGACATCAGCGAGCATCGAGGCCACCACAACGACCGATGGTTCCACGAGCGATCGTGGAAGTGAGTCGTCCGACGATAGTTCCTCGAGCGAAAGAGCGACTTCTGCGACAAGCGACGAACTCAGCGCGAGTGAAATACTAACGTCGCTAACAGGAAACAGTGCTACGACATCGGAGACGCCGGCCATCCCAGCGACAGTGCCAAGCGGCGCAGAGGCTGCCGCAGCGGCCGCTGCAAGTGGAAGCGCCGGTCGCACATCAAGCGTCAATGTCAGCGGAAGCACGAGTGGCAACAGCGCGAGCGCACAACCACTGCAAGCTCCTCCAGCGAAGTTGCCCGCTCAGGCCCTCACTGCTGGGACGGCAAAGCAACCAGCGGCCGCGAGCACTCCCGTCGAAATCGATCCTGCAAAGTTCCTCAGCCGCGTGACGAAGGCGTTTGCAACGGCTCGCGAGCGTGGTGGACCAGTCCAGTTGCGGCTGAATCCACCGGAGCTCGGGGCTCTCAAGATTGAAGTGCAAGTTCAAGATGGGAGTATGACCGCGCGGCTCGAAGCAGAGACCTCAGCGGCCCGCGCGGCAATCCTCGAAAACCTGCCGCAGCTTCGCGAACGACTGGCCGAGCAAGGGATTCGAATCGATCGCTTCGACGTCGAACTCCTCCCCGATCAATCGCAACAAAATCTGGCGAATCATCAGGGAAATTCGACCCCCGAACAGAATTCGACGGACGCAGGCAGAACAGCCACTCGCATCAAAAACGACGTAAATCCTGGTAGTATCGACAGTTCAGTTCCATCGGTGGTGGCCAATGATCGACTGAACGTAGTGGTTTAA
- a CDS encoding flagellar hook capping FlgD N-terminal domain-containing protein, producing MSSVAGTGSTSGAGATTNSDKPKSLEDLGIDEFLQLMITELTNQDPLNPMDNAQMVEQIGQIREIASNDKLSRTLDSVLTGQSLTTASGLIGREVTALDLNNENVEGIVDRVSIEVDEDDATKRTYKVHIGDKEIDLKNIREIKE from the coding sequence ATGTCGAGCGTAGCAGGAACAGGATCGACAAGCGGAGCTGGCGCGACGACCAATTCGGACAAGCCTAAATCGCTTGAGGACCTCGGCATTGACGAGTTTCTGCAGCTCATGATCACGGAGCTGACGAATCAAGATCCACTGAATCCTATGGACAACGCACAGATGGTCGAGCAGATCGGCCAGATTCGCGAAATTGCCTCGAACGACAAGTTGTCGCGGACACTCGATTCGGTTCTCACCGGCCAAAGCCTCACGACAGCCAGCGGGCTGATTGGCCGAGAAGTGACAGCCCTCGATCTCAACAATGAGAACGTGGAAGGGATTGTGGATCGGGTCTCGATTGAAGTCGACGAGGATGACGCGACCAAACGAACTTACAAAGTGCACATCGGCGACAAAGAAATCGACCTGAAGAACATTCGCGAGATCAAGGAATAG